A stretch of Gemmatimonas aurantiaca T-27 DNA encodes these proteins:
- a CDS encoding valine--tRNA ligase, which yields MTAPDPNSLPSTYDAASTEAAWYPRWTEHGVFTADPARAATHEPFVIVIPPPNVTAVLHMGHGLNNTVQDVLIRWRRMAGDEALWVPGTDHAGIATQNVVEKQLAAEGHSRFDVGREAFVERVAQFVDKTGGEILNQLKSIGASADWTRTAYTFSPELSRSVREAFVRLHEDGLVYKGHRVIHWCPRCGTSLSDEEAEFTDTTGKLYHLRYVLADDPSQSITVATTRPETMLGDVAVAVNPEDERYQAMIGKEVILPLNGVRIPIIGDTYTDPTFGSGAVKITPAHDANDFEVGKRHALSMPVIIDAEGVVREVEGAAGRVPAELNGVERFAARKAIVAMLEAAGALVKIENHQHSVRHCYRCDTVVEPLLSDQWFVRMQPLADKALAALRTGELRILPERWEAVYVNWLEGIRDWNISRQIWWGHRVPVWYCNASCGHAPIVSRTDVTSCPGCGGTVRQDEDVLDTWFSSWLWPFSTLGWPDDTPDLRAFYPGDVLVTAPEILFFWVARMVMSGCWFLDKPPFHTVYLHGTVRDMQHRKMSKSLGNGIDPLDVVRLYGADALRWTMVAGLGLGVDVMLDPTDLEKSFAPGRNFCTKLWNIGRFLLSRVGPEPVQPIDSIDPASLTAADHWILERLDTAIADCDAALGPARPANLATWSEAERYRGLRLSEYAEAARRFVWNELADWYLESVKPRLATEGADREVARAVLAHAFDGALRLLQPVVPFITEELWQQLPQTPAKAFIAQSAWPVARTQRSGSGAVFEQVREAVQAIRQVRAENNVQPGAWVDAVIVGPATAREALVPVIETVGGLARARVTLAEQNPGGAAAQVLLSGGIELVVPLAGMIDLDKEKQRLQTELSQLEKQLTALEGRLANEGFVAKAPPAVVEAERAKAADWRARAGQLRDKLQALGA from the coding sequence ATGACTGCGCCCGATCCCAATTCGTTGCCCTCCACGTACGACGCGGCCTCCACGGAAGCCGCCTGGTACCCGCGCTGGACTGAACACGGTGTCTTCACCGCTGATCCGGCGCGGGCCGCGACCCACGAACCATTCGTGATCGTCATCCCGCCGCCCAACGTGACGGCGGTTTTGCACATGGGGCACGGTCTCAACAACACCGTGCAGGACGTGCTCATCCGCTGGCGCCGCATGGCGGGCGACGAAGCACTCTGGGTGCCCGGTACCGACCACGCCGGCATCGCCACGCAAAATGTGGTGGAGAAACAACTCGCCGCCGAAGGGCATTCGCGCTTCGACGTGGGCCGTGAGGCCTTCGTGGAGCGCGTGGCGCAGTTCGTCGACAAGACCGGCGGTGAGATCCTGAACCAGCTCAAGTCCATCGGTGCCAGCGCCGATTGGACCCGCACGGCGTACACCTTCTCGCCCGAGCTATCGCGTTCAGTGCGCGAGGCGTTCGTGCGCCTGCATGAAGATGGGTTGGTCTACAAGGGTCACCGCGTCATTCACTGGTGTCCGCGCTGCGGTACATCGCTGTCGGACGAAGAGGCGGAGTTCACCGACACCACCGGCAAGCTGTATCACCTGCGGTATGTGTTGGCCGACGATCCGTCGCAGTCCATCACGGTGGCCACGACGCGTCCGGAAACGATGCTGGGCGACGTGGCAGTCGCGGTGAATCCTGAGGACGAGCGCTATCAGGCCATGATCGGCAAGGAGGTGATCCTGCCGCTCAATGGTGTGCGCATCCCGATCATCGGTGACACGTACACCGATCCGACCTTCGGTTCGGGCGCGGTGAAGATCACGCCGGCGCACGATGCGAACGACTTCGAAGTGGGCAAGCGTCATGCGCTGTCCATGCCCGTCATCATCGATGCCGAAGGTGTGGTGCGTGAAGTGGAGGGCGCGGCGGGACGTGTGCCGGCCGAACTCAATGGCGTCGAGCGTTTTGCCGCCCGCAAGGCGATTGTGGCGATGCTCGAAGCGGCCGGCGCGCTGGTGAAGATCGAAAACCACCAGCACAGTGTGCGGCATTGTTATCGCTGCGACACGGTGGTGGAACCGCTTCTGTCGGACCAGTGGTTCGTGCGCATGCAGCCGCTGGCCGACAAGGCGCTGGCCGCACTGCGGACGGGCGAGCTGCGCATTTTGCCGGAACGCTGGGAAGCGGTGTACGTCAACTGGCTCGAAGGCATCCGCGACTGGAACATCTCGCGGCAGATCTGGTGGGGCCATCGGGTACCCGTGTGGTACTGCAACGCCTCCTGCGGTCATGCGCCCATCGTGTCGCGCACGGACGTCACGAGCTGTCCCGGTTGCGGTGGCACCGTGCGTCAGGACGAAGACGTACTCGACACCTGGTTCTCGAGCTGGCTGTGGCCCTTCAGCACACTGGGCTGGCCCGACGACACCCCCGACCTGCGCGCGTTCTATCCGGGCGATGTGCTCGTCACCGCGCCCGAGATTCTGTTCTTCTGGGTGGCGCGCATGGTGATGAGCGGCTGCTGGTTCCTCGACAAGCCGCCGTTTCACACGGTGTATCTGCACGGCACGGTGCGCGACATGCAGCACCGCAAGATGTCCAAGTCACTGGGCAACGGCATCGACCCGCTCGACGTGGTGCGTCTCTATGGTGCCGATGCGCTGCGCTGGACGATGGTGGCCGGTCTCGGTCTTGGTGTGGATGTCATGCTCGACCCCACCGATCTCGAGAAGTCGTTCGCGCCGGGTCGCAATTTCTGCACGAAGCTGTGGAACATCGGCCGGTTCCTGCTCTCGCGTGTGGGGCCGGAACCGGTGCAACCCATTGACAGCATCGACCCAGCGTCACTCACGGCTGCCGATCACTGGATTCTCGAGCGACTCGATACCGCCATCGCCGATTGTGATGCGGCGCTTGGCCCGGCCCGTCCGGCCAATCTGGCCACGTGGAGCGAGGCCGAACGGTATCGTGGTCTGCGCCTCTCGGAGTACGCAGAAGCGGCCCGACGGTTTGTGTGGAACGAGCTGGCCGACTGGTATCTCGAAAGCGTGAAGCCGCGTCTGGCCACGGAAGGCGCGGATCGTGAAGTGGCGCGCGCCGTGCTGGCCCACGCATTCGATGGCGCGCTGCGTCTTCTGCAGCCGGTGGTGCCGTTCATCACCGAGGAGCTGTGGCAGCAGTTGCCACAGACGCCGGCCAAGGCCTTCATCGCGCAGTCGGCGTGGCCGGTGGCGCGCACCCAGCGCAGTGGCTCCGGTGCCGTGTTCGAGCAGGTCCGGGAAGCGGTACAGGCCATCCGTCAGGTGCGTGCCGAAAACAACGTGCAGCCCGGTGCATGGGTCGATGCCGTGATCGTGGGACCCGCCACCGCGCGCGAAGCCCTCGTGCCCGTGATCGAGACGGTGGGGGGACTGGCCCGGGCGCGGGTCACCCTCGCCGAACAGAATCCTGGCGGGGCCGCGGCACAGGTGCTGCTGTCCGGGGGTATCGAGCTCGTCGTGCCGCTCGCCGGCATGATCGACCTCGACAAGGAGAAGCAGCGCTTGCAGACAGAACTCTCGCAACTGGAGAAGCAGCTCACGGCCCTCGAAGGTCGCCTGGCCAACGAAGGATTTGTGGCCAAGGCTCCGCCCGCGGTGGTGGAGGCGGAGCGGGCCAAGGCGGCGGACTGGCGTGCGCGTGCAGGTCAGTTGCGGGACAAACTCCAGGCGCTGGGCGCGTGA